From the Pseudoalteromonas ulvae UL12 genome, the window GGTCATCAGGCTATGTTGCACGGTTGCCATTTAGGTAATCGAATTCTAGTAGGTATGAGCGCCATCATTATGGATAACGTAACTGTCGAAGATGATGTCATTATTGGCGGTGGAAGTTTAGTGCCACCAGGCAAAACCCTTAAGTCAGGTTTTTTATACGTTGGCAGTCCGGTGAAGCAAGCTAGAGCACTGACACAAGATGAAATAGATTTTCTTCTTGTGTCAGCGAACAACTATGTAAAACTCAAAGACGAATATTTACTGGAGGATTAAAAGAATTGAGTTGTAATAATGATTTGCCCTTCGTTGTTGAAGCACTCCTCCTCAATTAGCTGCTCGGCAAGGTCTTCATAATCAAATTTGAATTTATTAAAGTAGCTCAGCGGAGTTTCTTCGCTGAGCTCTGAAAAGCATTCCATGTTAACAATACATATAACTGTAGAGCCTGCGGCCATAGCACTAAATTGGAGTGCATTTTCATTTGATAAATACTGTGCATCATCGTTGAATATAATTGCTTGATTCATTTATAAAGCCTTATCTTTAGCGAGTCTAATGACTTGCTCAACTGGTGGGAATGTATCCCGCCATACATTATATGCTTCAGCCGCTTGGCCAATCAGCATCCCGATACCATCAAGCATTACCGCATTTTTATTGTGTGATTTTGCCCAAGCAATAAAGATTGTTTCTTTATCACTATATACCATGTCATAAACGGCACTCGCTGATTGAATATGTTCAGCCGTGATATTCGGTAATACCCCTTCTATGCTTGATGATGTTGAATTGATGACAACGTCGTAATTTGCAATAGGTAACTCATGAAAATCATATACTGCAATATCAATATATTGAGAAAATAACTCAGCCAACTGTTGCGCTTTATTTTTGGTTCTATTAACAAGAGTAATGCTCGCGGGCTGTTGTTCAATTAGAGGCAGTAAGACTCCTCGGGCTGCACCACCTGCGCCCATTAATAAAATATGCTGACCTTTGAGAGTGATGTTGTTGTTGAGTAAGTCATTCACTAAACCTGCGCCGTCAGTGTTATCTCCGTAGAGTTCACCACTTTTCAGCTTTTTTAGTGTATTGACCGCTCCAGCACTTTGAGCTCTGTCACTTAACTGATCACACAGTTCAAATGCTTGCTCTTTGAAAGGCATAGTCACGTTTGCACCTAGCCCTCCAGACACAAAAAAGTCGTTAACTGCTGCTGAAAAACCATCAAGCGGTGCTAGAATCGCTTCATAGTGCACAGGTTCATTAAGAAGCTCTGCAAATTTATGATGAATTGCAGGTGACTTTGAATGCTTGATCGGATTACCAAAAACTGCATATTTGTCCATTTAAACCCTCAGCTAAAATTTGAATTTTTGTTATGAAACAATTAATACAACGCATATTTACTAAACAAGGCACTGAAAACAAGCCCAATGAAGCCCCCTCTCCAGAAAAAACACCGTATGAATTAATTGGATCAGAGCAAGGCACTCGGGCATTAGCAAATAGATTCTACGACATAATGGCTGAAGAAACTTACACTAAACCTTTATATGATATGCACCCACAGCCATTAGATCGCATACGAGAGGTGTTTTTTGAGTTTCTATCCGGTTGGTTAGGCGGTCCAGACTTATTTGTAGAAAAACATGGC encodes:
- a CDS encoding gamma carbonic anhydrase family protein encodes the protein MTLRSYKGHLPKVCINTYVDESAVLIGDISIGHDSSIWPLVAARGDVNYIKIGDRTNVQDGAILHVTRPTPDNSAGYPLIIGDDVTIGHQAMLHGCHLGNRILVGMSAIIMDNVTVEDDVIIGGGSLVPPGKTLKSGFLYVGSPVKQARALTQDEIDFLLVSANNYVKLKDEYLLED
- a CDS encoding DUF1488 family protein, encoding MNQAIIFNDDAQYLSNENALQFSAMAAGSTVICIVNMECFSELSEETPLSYFNKFKFDYEDLAEQLIEEECFNNEGQIIITTQFF
- the aroE gene encoding shikimate dehydrogenase, with amino-acid sequence MDKYAVFGNPIKHSKSPAIHHKFAELLNEPVHYEAILAPLDGFSAAVNDFFVSGGLGANVTMPFKEQAFELCDQLSDRAQSAGAVNTLKKLKSGELYGDNTDGAGLVNDLLNNNITLKGQHILLMGAGGAARGVLLPLIEQQPASITLVNRTKNKAQQLAELFSQYIDIAVYDFHELPIANYDVVINSTSSSIEGVLPNITAEHIQSASAVYDMVYSDKETIFIAWAKSHNKNAVMLDGIGMLIGQAAEAYNVWRDTFPPVEQVIRLAKDKAL
- a CDS encoding group II truncated hemoglobin; amino-acid sequence: MKQLIQRIFTKQGTENKPNEAPSPEKTPYELIGSEQGTRALANRFYDIMAEETYTKPLYDMHPQPLDRIREVFFEFLSGWLGGPDLFVEKHGHPMLRKRHMPFPIDQDLRDQWMFCMNKALDLEIDNPLLREGLRQSLAQLASHMINKN